Genomic DNA from Vanrija pseudolonga chromosome 3, complete sequence:
agcacgccggcggcgaacAAGCTGGTGGATGGATGCCGAGCGCTCGTgtgacggcgacagcgacggcggggtcgttgttgtcgccgCACCACTGGCGGGGGGCACCGCCGCCTTAGCGCGGCACGCAACACAACATCACGCTATTCCCGCTGTCGCACTCTGCGACAGACCCACCCCACACGACACCCAATGCTCACACCCCACAGGGCGCGTtctacctcgtcgaccgcatCGACGGCTACCGCCGCCTGTTCGACGTCAACGACACGAGCCTCGCGCACCCGTATGCGGTGAAGGAGCGCGTGCCCGTGTGGCTGCTTGGCGTGCTGTgcgccgtcgtgccggccGTTATCATTGTCCTGACTGCGTGAGTAGTGGCGCGtgcgcaacaacaacagaGAGTAGCCGCTGACATGCACGCCtagcgccgcgcgccgctcgttcTGGGACGCGCACAACGGTATCCTTGGCCTCGTGCTGTCGCTTGGTCTTACAGTGACCTTCACTGATATCctcaaggtgggttggcCGCAGAGAAGCAaagctcgcgcgcccgcacgctcgcgctgacgcgctcgctcgcagatcacggccggccgcgcccgccccgaCCTCTTCGACCGCTGCCAGCTGCCCGAGACGCTCACGTCCAACCCGACGCACCAGCTCACCTCGTGGACAGTGTGCACGCGCACCGACCTGCTCAAGGACGGCTTCCGCTCGTTCCCGTCGGGCCACTCGTCCTTTGCATGGTGCGGCATGTGGTACCTGTTCCTgtacgccgcggccaagctcaagacgTACAACAACAAGGGGTACACATTCAAGTCGTGGCTCCTGCTCGCGCCGATCTCGTGCGCGTCGCTCATTGCCATCTCGCGTACCATGGACTACCGCCACCACCCGACCGACGTgatcgccggcgcggtcatcggcgtcctcggcgcctgGTGGGGCTACAGGCAGTACTACCCCGCCCTCATCACCCCCGAGTCGTTCGAGCCATTCAGCCCCCGTATcccccgcgacgacgtcctccccctccacaacctcggcggctcggAGAACCCCAACGACGGCTACGGCGAGACGGTCCCCCTCAGCCACCCGGGCGCTCCCCACCTCCGTGACACGAGCGCATAAGTTGTGATCCATACGTATACGAACGCTCTGTGGTTGGTATTGTCGGCTGGTCAGCAGTCGATCCAGACCCGTACTACCACACCGCACGACCCCCTCAACGTCCAATTCCAAGTGTAATACATGTCGCACATATACATACCACTTGCAATGATCCTTCCGATAATAGTACGCGCAACTGTCCGTGTGACATTGCAATGCGGTACTCTAGCTGGTATACAAATGTCCAATAGATTAGGGAGAGAGTTCGGGTGGGGGATGGAGAGAAGGGAGAGTGTCAGGTTAGGGGTAACTTAAGCGCCAGTACACCTTGCGGTGGGGATAGGGACGCCGGTCCAggtgctggcgccggcagtgccagcagcggcgtAGTACTCGTCGGGGTAGTTGCACCCGGCGACGGTGACATAcgcgccgaccttgtcgttgGGGAACGCCCAACCGTTACCGATGgtcgccttggcggcgtgcgtggggGTAGGGAGCGTGATGGGTTTGCCCGTCTGGGTgagggtggggaggagcgCAATCTGGTCGCTGTGCATCGTCTGCGAGGCTGACGGGACACCGATACCGCCCAGCGCCGTGGGCGGCCAGGCGCCGAACACGGAGAGCTGCGGCGCAAAGatggtcggcgtcgcggggcCCTTGCCGATCGCAGAGGCGGGGAATGTGCCGCCAAACTGCGAGCAGCCGGGGCAGAAGCCGTGCGCCTGGCAGAAGCCACCGGCGACGCGAGGGTCAGCGGGGAGCCAGCCCTCcttgaggccgagctggtaGTGCCAGAACGGAGAGGACGAGTAGCCGAGCTCTGTCGAGTTTCCAATCTTCCAGGTCCAGAAGATCCAGTTCTGCAGCGAGTCCATGGTCGCCAGGGCCATGTTCATGAGATCGGCCTTGAACGTCGCGTTGTAGTTCATCCACTGGTCGTACGGGGCGCAGTTGCCGGGGTAGGTCGGCGGAGagttgacgccgaggagccaCTTGCCG
This window encodes:
- the dpp1 gene encoding putative diacylglycerol pyrophosphate phosphatase 1 encodes the protein MGGFRGGQQRPWRWRVFWSYLPDWVLTIVLWGAFYLVDRIDGYRRLFDVNDTSLAHPYAVKERVPVWLLGVLCAVVPAVIIVLTAAARRSFWDAHNGILGLVLSLGLTVTFTDILKITAGRARPDLFDRCQLPETLTSNPTHQLTSWTVCTRTDLLKDGFRSFPSGHSSFAWCGMWYLFLYAAAKLKTYNNKGYTFKSWLLLAPISCASLIAISRTMDYRHHPTDVIAGAVIGVLGAWWGYRQYYPALITPESFEPFSPRIPRDDVLPLHNLGGSENPNDGYGETVPLSHPGAPHLRDTSA